The Flavobacterium sp. N2270 genome contains the following window.
CCAGTTGGCCCAGTTCGGTTTGTAACTCCATCTGTTAAGAGTACGATACTTCTTGCAGTGACGCAATTAAATGTTCCATTTGCTGTTAACTCTGCATCAGCTTTTACAATACCGTCTTGATTATTAGTTGATCCATTAGCATTTAATCCATTTATAATAGATAACAATCCGTTTTTGCCAGAAGCAAGAGTAAGTCCTTGTCTAAGAGTAGCTGTAGTTCCAAAACTAACAATTCCAACTTTATTTAACCCTGTTGGATTATTTGCAGTCAAGAAAATATTATTTATAAAATCTGTGGCAGCGTCTTTTGCATAATCTATTGGAGTATTTGTATCTCCTTGTATATTATATCCCATACTTCCTGAAACATCAATAACTAACATAACTTCCAACGGTCTGTTAATTGGATTTGCCCCTTGAATCATTAATTCCACATCAATTAAGCTGCATGAATTTGGGTTTACTGTAACTGTTTTTGTTGGTGTAATTGTTTGTGTAAAACCAATAAAATTTGCGAAAATAAATAGTATAACAAAATATTTTTTGATACTAAGTAATTTAGGGGTTGATAAGAGTAAATATTTTTTCATCTTTAAATTATTTTAGACAGTTTGTCTGTTATAACAATTTGATATATTATGATTAATCTTCGGTTGATTTAATTATGAGAGTTTGTAAAATAGTATTTACTTCATACGCAGGGCATATATTAGAAACAGCATTTATTTTCGTACAACACCATTTATTAGTATTTGTTCCATTTGGGACAGTGATATGAACAAAAAACTTAACTTTTTGTCCTGGTGGAACTGATATTACACTTATTGGGTTAAGTTTTTTATCTAAAAATGTAGAGGTTACAATTACATTTTGTGAAGTGTTACTATTGTCTGGGTTTTGACATGAGTTGTTAATAATATTTGAGTTTAAAGTAAATGTATTTGTTACCGAACCATTGTTTGTTAAAATCATCGAGTAATAAGTCCCGTTTTGTGGAGCGCTTCTTACATTTCTATCCTTTTCTACATTTAAAGTTGCATTACATTGATTAGATTGACTATACGATATAGTAACATTAAATAGAATGATAAAAAAAGTAAGTTTCAAAATCATTTTTCTTTTGAAATTGCCTTCTTTTTTAAATGTTTTTTTTGGTTTCATAACATCCACTTTTTTAAAATAATTAATTTTTTTTTAAAAAGCAGTAAGTTGTAAAATGTTAGTTTTGGGGAGAAAAACTTTTTTTTGATTTGGGGGTTAAATCATAATTATAAACAAATAAATTTTTTCATTAATAATAAGTAAATTAGGTTTTACTTAATTATGATTAATTGTTTAAATCTTTTGCTAAATTACTAAAATGATGATAGTTACAAATACGTATTTATACCTATTTCGATAAACAGTAGTTAAATATCTATGAAATAACAGTAATTATGTTAAAAATTAATTTTTTATGTAAAAAAAAATAACTTTCTTTAAAGTAATTAAAATATTTTGTTATGAAAAACTTAATTATTGTTCGTCATTCTAAATCAAGTTGGGATTTACCTTTAAATGATATTGATAGACCATTATCAAAAAGAGGAATTCATGATGCTCATTTAATTTCATCTAAATTACACGATTTATTACCTAAGTCTTTTATTATTTGGAGTAGTAATGCAAAAAGAGCAAAAGAAACAGCTATGATTTTTTCTCAAAATCTTTTAATTTCATATGAAAATATTCAAATTGAAGAAGAACTTTACACTTTTGAAGTGAAAAAGTTAGAAGAATTCATAAAAAAATGTAAAAATACGTATGATAATCTAATTCTTTTTGGACATAATGAAGCTATTACAAATTTTGTTAATAAATTTGGGGATACTTTTATAGAAAATGTTCCAACATCAGGTGTAGTATTTATGCATTTTGATACAAATGATTGGAATGAACTAGAAAAAGGTAAAGTAAATAGATTTATTTTTCCAAGTCATTATAAACATGAACAATACAAATCCAAACAAATACATAGATAGAGAAAAAAGTTGGCTAACATTTAACGCTAGAGTATTACAAGAAGCAGGAGATTCTTCGGTACCACTTTTGGATAGACTTCGTTTTTAGGAATTTTTTCAAATAATCTTGACGAATTTTTTAGAGTACGTTATGCTGCTATTCGTAGAATGAACTTTGAAAATATAGATACCGAAAAAGTATTAAAAGGGATTAGTGCAGAAAAATTACTAAAAAAAATTACAGAAATTGTAATTGAGCATCAATCTGAAAGTTTACGTATTCTTGGTGAAATTGAGCAAAAATTAGAAAAAGAAAATATTTTCATAATTAATGAAAATGAAATTTCCAAAGAGCAAGAAGCTTTTATTAAAGACTATTTTACTCAAGTGGTTAGTCCTGCATTAGTAACAATAATGTTAAATGATTTAGATACTTTTCCTCTTTTAAAAGATACATCAGGTTATTTAGCAATAAAGCTAAAGATAAATTCTTTTGGAAAACAAAATGAGGTTAGGTACGCGGTTGTTGAAATTCCTACATCAATAAATAGGTTTGTAGTTTTACCTTCTAAAGATGAACATCAACATATAATTTTATTAGATGATGTTATTCGTTTAAACTTACATTCTATATTTAACGTTTTCAACTATACAAGTATTTCAGCGCACATGATAAAAATTACTAGAGATGCTCAATTAGAGTTTGATAGTGATTTAAGTAAAAGTTTTATTGAAAAAATATCTGACAGTGTTAAAGAACGTAGAGTAGGAGAACCCGTTCGTTTTGTTTACGACCAAGCTATTGATCAAGATACGTTAGATTTTTTCTTACATAGAATGCACATTAATAGTTCAGATAGTATAATTCCTGGTGGAAGATACCACAATAGAAGAGATTATATGAATTTTCCAAATCTTGGAAGATATGATTTGCTATATAAAAGAAATGTTCCGTTACCCGTTCCAGGTTTTGATTTAGACGGAAGTTTATTAGAAAAAATAAAAAAGAAAGATTATTTACTTTCAACACCTTATCAATCTTTTTCATATTTAATTAAGTTTTTAAGAGAAGCAGCAATTGATCCAAATGTAGTTTCCATAAAAATAACTTTATACCGATTAGCTAAGAATTCACAAATTGTAAGTTCACTAATTAACGCTGCTAAAAATGGAAAGAAAGTAACCGTACAAATTGAATTACAAGCTCGTTTTGACGAAGCAAATAACATTTCTTATTCTGAGCAAATGCAAACGGAAGGAATTGAATTGATTTTTGGTGTAAAAGGATTAAAAGTACATAGTAAAATATGTGTAATTGAAAGAGTTGAAGAAGCCAAAGTAAAACGTTATGGATTTATTTCTACAGGAAATTTCAATGAAAATTCTGCAAAAATTTATACCGATGTTACCTTATTTACAGCTAATCAAGAAATATTAAAAGACACAGCTAAAGTTTTTGAATTTTTCGAAATTAATTACAAAGTACATCGATATAAACATTTATTTGTTTCTCCACATTATACAAGAATTAAGTTTAACAAACTTATTGAAAGAGAAATTTTAAATGCAAAATCAGGTAAAGAAGCTTATATTGGTTTAAAAATGAATAGTCTTTCTGATTTTAAATTAATTGACAGATTATATGAAGCAAGTAATGCAGGAGTAAAAATTCAACTTGTAATAAGAGGAATTTGTTGTATTATCCCAGGAGTTAAAGGAATGAGCGAAAATATTGAAGCAATTAGTATTGTAGATAATTACTTAGAACATTCTCGTATTTATATTTTTGGAAATGATGGAAATCCAGATGTTTACATTTCTTCTGCTGACTTTATGACACGTAATTTAGATGCCCGTGTTGAAGTTACTTGTCCAATTTATGATGAAGATATTAAACAAGAATTAATTGAAATTTTTAATATAAGTTGGAAAGCAAATGTTAAAGCTAGAATTCATTCTGAAAATTTAAAAAACGAATACCGAAGAAATGGCGATGAAAAACCATATAGAGCACAATTAGAAATGTATAATTATTATAGAAATAAACTAGAAGTCGTTACCGAAAAGGTATAATTAAAAGTTTAGAATAGTAATTCAACAAAAAAATAAATGATTACATTAAAAAAATATGCTGCAATTGATATAGGTTCCAACGCTATGCGTTTATTGGTGACCAATATTGTTGAGCAAAAAGGGCAACCTCCACAGTTTAATAAAAGTTCATTAGTTCGTGTGCCAATTCGTTTGGGTCAAGATGCATTTACTGTTGGAGAAATTTCAGATGAAAATATTCAACGAATGGTTGATGCTATGAAAGCTTTTAGCTTATTAATGAAGGTACATAAAGTTGAAAAATACAAAGCATGTGCCACTTCTGCAATGAGGGAAGCATATAATGGAACTGATATTGTATCGCTAATTAAAAAGAAAACCGATATTAAAATTGATATTATTGACGGTAGGAAAGAAGCTGCAATTATTTCGAGTTCCGACTTAAAACAATTTATCAATTCAGATAAGACGTATTTATATGTAGATGTTGGTGGTGGAAGTACCGAATTTTCAATTTTTAGTGAAGGTAAAATTGTTACTTCAAAATCATTCAAGAACGGAACGGTGCGATTATTAAATAATATGGTTTCTGAAATTGTTTGGGTAGAAATTGAAAAATGGATTAAAAATGCCGTTGCTCCTTATGAGGAAATTACTCTTATAGGTTCTGGAGGAAATATTAATAAATTATTCAAATTGTCAGAAAAACATCAGTCAAAACCTTTATCATACATGTATTTAAATGCTCAGTTTCAAAAGTTTAATTCTATGACTTATGAGCAAAGAATTACAGAACTTGGATTAAACCCTGATAGAGCAGATGTTATTATTCCTGCAACTCGTATTTATTTAAATGCAATGAAATGGAGTGGAGCAAGACAAATTTATGTTCCTAAAATAGGACTTTCAGATGGTATTGTAAAAGCTATGTATTTTGGTAAACTTTAAATTAAAAATAATTTTTAAAAAAAAATCCGACTCGTTTAAAAGTCGGATTTTTTATTTAGAATCTAATTCTTATAAGTGAATCACTTTGCCATAAGCATCAGCAACAGCTTCCATAACCGCTTCACTCATAGTAGGGTGAGGGTATAATAAGTTATGATTAATTAGTATATTAATAATATTCTATTTCTCTCGTTCTTTTGGACTTTTCTTTACCATCAACAATTTTAATAATTTCTATCCAATTGTTTTTATCATCATATTTATATTTGAAATCAATATTTTGAATTTTAGTTTTATTGTTGTCTTTAGTTATATATTGAAGTGAAACAATTTTATCGTTTTTATATGTATACTTTTTAACACTCTTTGAATCTGAAATATTATCACTACAGCAATGATATTCAATTATTCTGTTTTTTTTATCATAAACGTAAATAAAGGATGAAATCATACCTGATTCATAAATTTTTTTTACGGTAGTTTTATTGTCATTATATGTGTATAAAATTTGATGCAATAATATAGGTTTTTCATAATTATTTTTATTGGAATAATTATATTCTAACCTTTTTAATAGTCTATGTTTATCATCATATTCATAAGCTGAATTCTTAAATACAATAGATGTAGAATCATGAACACCATGTGACCAACCTCCATATTCATTTTTTTGCCAAGTTTCTGGAGTTTTTAATGTAGTATATTTTAATTTTCCGTTTTCATTGTAGTTGTTTATAAATTCTGTAATATTTCCATAATCATCAATTAGTTTTGTTCTTATAACTTTATTTTCTTTGTATTGTTTGATACTATGATTAAAATAATTTGAATTTAAATTTAAAGAAATTATATTTTCATTGGTGTAATTATCAAAATCCTCATAATAATGTTTATCATATGACACAAAGTTACTTAAAGAGTCTATTTCTTTTATTACCCTATTTTTTTCATCATATTGATAAGATATAGATTTATAAAAATCATCTTTTTTCACATACCAAATGTGCTTTACTATTTTGCCATTTTCATTGTAGAATCGCTCAAAATTTTCGTATCCATTTTGACTTCCGGAAAATGCACTATCATAGATAGTTAAGTTTAAACTATTAGGAATTAAAATCATAGAGTCACTATACTCATTAATTTCTATCTGTCTTGGGTTTTCTTTATTACTAATATCAAATACTTTCTCACGAACACGCTTAATGTTACCATAAATTGAATCTATATTTGAAACTTGTGATTTGACAGTTGAAGTAATAATTAGTAAAATTATTAAGAAATAGAGTTTCATATTTAATTTTTTAGAATAGCAAACATAAAAAAAATCCTCAACAAAACTGTCGAGGATTTCTATATTTCTAAATTCTAAATTTCTTATAAGTGAATCACTTCACCATAAGCATCAGCAACAGCTTCCATTACAGCCTCACTCATAGTTGGGTGAGGGTGAACTGCTTTTAATATTTCATGTCCTGTTGTTTCTAGTTTACGAGCTACAACTGCTTCAGCAATCATATCTGTTACACCAGCACCAATCATGTGGCAACCTAACCATTCTCCGTATTTTGCATCAAAAATAACTTTTACAAATCCGTCTGGTGTTCCAGCTGCTTTTGCTTTTCCTGATGCTGAAAAAGGAAATTTACCAATTTTTAATTCGTATCCTTTTTCTTTTGCTTGTTTTTCTGTCATACCTACTGAAGCAATTTCTGGAGTTGCATAAGTACAACCAGGAATGTTTCCATAATCTAATGGTTCAACGTGTAAACCTGCTAATTTTTCAACTAATAAGATTCCTTCAGCAGAAGCAACGTGTGCTAAAGCTTGACCTGGAGTAACATCTCCAATTGCATAATAACCAGGAATATTAGTTTGATAAAAATCGTTAACTAAGATTTTATCTCTATCTGTAGCAATTCCAACTTCTTCTAAACCAATGTTTTCAATATTAGTTTTAATTCCAACAGCAGAAAGTAAAATATCAGCTTCTAAAACTTCTTCTCCTTTTGAAGTTTTTACGAAAGCTTTAACTCCATTTCCAGAAGTATCAATTCGCTCAACTGAAGAGTTTGTCATTATTTTAATTCCAGCTTTCTTTAGTGAACGCTCAAATTGTTTTGAAATATCTTCATCTTCAACAGGAACTACATTTGGCATAAATTCAACAATAGTCACATCTGTACCCATTGCATTATAAAAATGTGCAAATTCTACACCAATTGCTCCAGAACCCACAACAATCATCGATTTTGGTTGTTCTGGTAAAGTCATTGCTTGGCGGTAACCAATTACTTTTTTACCATCTTGTGGTAAGTTAGGTAATTCACGAGAACGTGCACCAGTTGCAATAATAATGTTATCAGCAGAATATTCAGTTACTTTTCCATCAGCAGCTGTTACAGCAACTTTTTTCCCAGGTAATACTTTTCCAAAACCGTCAATAACATCAATTTTATTCTTTTTCATTAAGAATTGAACTCCTTTGCTCATCCCGTCAGCTACATTTCTTGAACGTGCAACAACAGCAGAAAAATCTTTATCTACGTTATCTACTTTTAGTCCGTAGTCTGAAGCATGTTTTAAATAATCAAATACTTGAGCAGATTTTAATAATGCTTTTGTTGGGATACAACCCCAATTTAAACAAATTCCACCTAAGTTTTCTTTTTCAATAACGGCTACTTTAAAACCTAATTGAGAGGCTCTAATTGCAGTAACATAACCACCAGGACCACTTCCTAAAACTATAATATCGTATTTCATAATCTATGATTTTCTCTAATTTATAATGCTTGCGAAATTAAACAATTAATTTAAAAGTTTCAATAACAATTTCAACTTTATGCGGAAACTGAAAATTGAGAATCGTATAATTTTCTATAATATCCATTTTCAATTTGCAAAAGTTCATTGTGTGAACCTTTTTCAACAATTTCACCTTTATCCATAACAATAATAGTATCTGCATTTACAATTGTAGCCAATCGATGTGCAATTACAATTGAAGTCCTACCTTTTGTTAAAATATCTGTTGCGTTTTGAATTAAATCTTCTGAATATGAATCAATAGAAGAAGTAGCTTCATCTAAAATTAATATACTTGGTTGGCTCACATAAGCTCTTAAAAACGCTATTAATTGTCTTTGACCTGATGATAACATTACACCACGTTCTTTTACATTATAATCGTATCCGTTTGGCAAACTCATAATGAAATTATGTACACCAATTGTTTTAGCGGCGTTTACAACATCATCTCTAGTAATTGATTCATTGTAAAGTGTAATGTTATTGTAAATTGTATCGGCAAATAAAAATACATCTTGTAAAACCACTGCAATTTGCTTGCGTAGACTTTCTAATTTATAGTCTTTAATATTGTGGTTTTCAATTGTAATGTTTCCTGAATTAATTTCGTAAAAACGATTCAATAAATTAATAATTGTCGATTTTCCAGCTCCAGTGCTTCCTACAATTGCTACAGTTTCTCCTTCTGAAACAGTAAATGAAATTCCTTTTAAAACTTCTTCATCTTTAATATAACTGAAACGAACATTATCAAATTCTATATTTCCTTTAAATGAATGTGCTGTTATTGTTCCTGTATTTTGAATTTGACTATCCGTGTCTAAAACTTCAAAAACACGTTCGGCAGCAATTATTCCCATTTGCATAACGTTAAATTTATCTGCAATTTGACGCAATGGATTGAATAACATTGAAATAAGCATTGTGTAGGCAAATAAATCTCCAAAAGTAGTTATAGTGTCGCCATTTAAGATATTAATTCCACCATACCATACAATTGTTCCAAGTGTTAATGAAGAAACAATATCGGCAATAGGGAAGAAGATGGAGTTATATAAAATGTTTTTAAGCCAAGCTTTGTTGTGTTTTTGATTGATTTCTTTGAATTTTTCAAGTTCAATAGCTTCTCTATTAAAGAGTTGAACGATTTTCATTCCAGTTAATCGCTCTTGGATAAATGTATTTAAATTTGAAACCTCATTTCTTACTTCGTTAAATGCAACTTTCATTTTCTTTTGAAAAATATTAGTAGCATAAATTAAAACCGGCATTGCAAGTAAAACGATTAAAGTTAATTTCCAGTTCATGTAAAGCATGATTCCAAGAATGACAATCATTTTTAGTAAATCACTTACTATCATAAAAAGTCCTTGACTAAATATACTTGCAATAGATTCTATATCTGAAACGGTTCTGGTTACAAGTTTTCCAACAGGCTCATTGTCAAAATATTTCATTTTAAACGATGTAATATGTTGGTATAATTTTAAACGAATATCTTTAATAATATCTTGTCCTAGCCAGTTTGCCCAATAGGTAAAGAAAAATTGTGACATTACTTCAAAAAGTAAAACAATAGCCATAATGATAATGTAAAAAAGTAAACCTCCTTTGTCATTATGCTGTAAGTAGTTATCAACTGTTTCTTTTAACAAGTAAGGCCTTGCTGCTGCAAATATGGATAATGAAATTGCCCAAACGATTACCCAATTGAACCTGTTTTGATAAGGTTTGGCATAAAAAAGTACTTGTTTTAAGGCTTTAGATTTTATAAATTTCATTTATATTTTTAATTGATAATTTTTAGTATTAAATACTAATTTATATAAGGATATTTTACTTTTACTAAATATAATCCGTGCGCAGGAACAGAAAATCCAGCTTTTCCTCGGTTTTTACTTTCTATAATTGCTCTAAAATCGTCTAAAGTAATTTTACCAATTCCTACATTAACTAAAGTTCCAACTATAGCGCGAACCATATTGCGTAAAAAACGATTAGCGGTAATTGTAAATACTAATTGATTTCCGTTTACTTTCCAATGTGCTTCGGTAATATCGCATAAAAAAGTGTTTACATCAGTATTGGTTTTTGAAAAGCATTCAAAATCTTCAAATTCGAATAAAATTTTACAAGCTTCATTCATTAAATCAACATTCAATTTGTTGAAATAATACCAACTTCCTTCATTTTGAAAAACGTCTTTAAACGTGTGGATGTAATATTCATAAGTTCTACTTGTTGCATCAAAACGTGTATGAGCATCTTCATGAACAGGAATAAAACGATAAACAACAATATTTTTACCTAAATAAGAGTTGAATTTACTTACCCAATAATCAGAATCAATTTCAATATCACAATCAAAATGAGCATACATTTGTTTGGCATGAACACCGCTATCAGTCCTTCCAGCACCAACAATTTGAATAGGTTGTTTGAATAATAAACTCAATGCTTTATCTAAAGTTTCTTGTACTGAAATTACATCAGGTTGAACCTGAAAACCATAAAAATCTTTTCCGTTGTATGCAAATTCAATAAAATACCTCAAGTTGAAAAATTGTAAGTTTTATAATGTGAAAGCAAAATTACGAAATTCAAGAGCAATGACAATTTCAATTTCAATAATTAATCTATTTTTGTGATATGATTAAGATATTACTACTTTCTGATACACATAGCCACATTGATGATGTGATTCTAAAATACGTCAATTTAGCTGATGAAGTTTGGCATGCTGGTGATATTGGTGACTTGACAATAACCGATAAAATAAAATCATTAAAACCATTACGAGCTGTTTTTGGAAATATTGATGATGCTAAAGCTCGAAAAGAGTTTCCATTAAATAATAGATTTATGTGCGAAGATGTTGATGTTTGGATTACTCATATTGGCGGATATCCTGATAAATACAATGTAAATGTAAGAGACGAAATTCGTCAAAATCCTCCCAAACTTTTTATTTGTGGTCACTCTCATATTTTAAAAGTTCAATTCGATAAGAAATTAAACTTGTTGCATATGAATCCGGGTGCGGCTGGGAAACATGGATTTCATCAAGTGCGAACTATGTTACGCTTTGAAATTGATAAAGATAAAATACAAAACCTTGAAGTAATTGAAATAGGGAAGAAGTAGCTTTGAGATTATATAAAAAAAAACAAAAAACCCGAAACTTTTGGTTTCGGGTTTTTCTACGCACTAATAAAACTAAGATGATAGGTTTAACGTAGTCGATCCACAGATTTTACGAGATCTTCGTCCTTTTTAATTGCTCTGTTAGCCAAAACAAGTAAAACGATAGAAATAGTAGGAAGAAACATCCCAATACCCTTCTCTGAAATTTGCATCTCTCCGGATAAGTTTAGTGTTCGAAAAACAAAAAATCCTAGTAAAATAAAGTTAAATATGATTGCCAATCTGTTTAAAACAAATTGTGTTTGTCTTTTTTTAAATAAAAATAAACTCAATGCAGCTAATGCAGAAATTCCTGCAAAAAAGGCTATATATAATATTGACTCATTAAAATAAACTATTTTAACTTCATTTTCTGTCCATAATGGAAAGAAAAAAGGAAGTACAGCAGTTATAATAATGCTACAAATTAAAAACAAGCTTTGAATACGTTGAATCATTTTTTTAATAAAATTGCAGAGCAAAAATATGTTTTCTTTTGTAAAAAAACTATTGTTTAATTCAATTTTATTCGTATTATTGCATAGAACTATCGTAAGTACTTCATACTACGATAGGTTACAACCCCAAAAAATCTTATCACAAAAATTTATTATTCTTATAAATAAATAATTCAAAATTTATCCATGTTTGATATTGAAGTCTTAAAAGAGATGAAACTCTCTGATTTGCAAGAAATTGCTAAAGTTGCTAAAGTAAAAAAGTACAGAACTCTTAAAAAAGACGAACTTGTTTACCAAATTTTAGATTTACAAGCTGCAAATCCTGAAACAGTAAAATCTGATGCAATTAAAACTGTAGTTAACCCGTCTGAAGATACTAAACCAAAACCTAAAAGAGCTCGTGTAGCTTCTAAAAAAATAGTTGCTTCTAAGACTGAAGCACCAATTAAAGAAGTTAAAACTCCTGTTGACAATAAGGTAAAATCTAAACCAATTAAAGCTCAAAAAGAAAAAATAACTACTTCATCTATTGAAAAACCAGTAATAGTTAAAGATGAAGTTGTTGAAAATAATGAAACTGAAGTTAAAAAACCTCAACCAAATATAAATCATAAGGCAAATCAAAATAACCCCAATCATCCAAGTTATAAAAAGAATAATCCTTCTTCACCAAATCCAAAACAAAATACAAAGTCTAACTTTAGAGAACCAGAATTTGAATTTGATGGAATTATAGAAAGTGAAGGAGTTTTAGAAATGATGCCAGATGGCTATGGATTTCTTCGATCTTCGGATTATAATTATTTATCCTCTCCAGATGATATTTATTTATCTCAATCTCAAATTAGATTATTTGGATTAAAAACAGGAGATACAGTTAAAGGAGTAGTGCGACCTCCAAAGGAAGGAGAAAAATACTTTCCTTTAGTTAGAGTCTCAAAAATTAACGGACATGATCCGCAAGAAGTAAGAGATAGAATTTCGTTTGAACACTTAACTCCAATA
Protein-coding sequences here:
- a CDS encoding SixA phosphatase family protein — translated: MKNLIIVRHSKSSWDLPLNDIDRPLSKRGIHDAHLISSKLHDLLPKSFIIWSSNAKRAKETAMIFSQNLLISYENIQIEEELYTFEVKKLEEFIKKCKNTYDNLILFGHNEAITNFVNKFGDTFIENVPTSGVVFMHFDTNDWNELEKGKVNRFIFPSHYKHEQYKSKQIHR
- the truA gene encoding tRNA pseudouridine(38-40) synthase TruA; the protein is MRYFIEFAYNGKDFYGFQVQPDVISVQETLDKALSLLFKQPIQIVGAGRTDSGVHAKQMYAHFDCDIEIDSDYWVSKFNSYLGKNIVVYRFIPVHEDAHTRFDATSRTYEYYIHTFKDVFQNEGSWYYFNKLNVDLMNEACKILFEFEDFECFSKTNTDVNTFLCDITEAHWKVNGNQLVFTITANRFLRNMVRAIVGTLVNVGIGKITLDDFRAIIESKNRGKAGFSVPAHGLYLVKVKYPYIN
- a CDS encoding Ppx/GppA phosphatase family protein, translating into MITLKKYAAIDIGSNAMRLLVTNIVEQKGQPPQFNKSSLVRVPIRLGQDAFTVGEISDENIQRMVDAMKAFSLLMKVHKVEKYKACATSAMREAYNGTDIVSLIKKKTDIKIDIIDGRKEAAIISSSDLKQFINSDKTYLYVDVGGGSTEFSIFSEGKIVTSKSFKNGTVRLLNNMVSEIVWVEIEKWIKNAVAPYEEITLIGSGGNINKLFKLSEKHQSKPLSYMYLNAQFQKFNSMTYEQRITELGLNPDRADVIIPATRIYLNAMKWSGARQIYVPKIGLSDGIVKAMYFGKL
- a CDS encoding ABC transporter ATP-binding protein translates to MKFIKSKALKQVLFYAKPYQNRFNWVIVWAISLSIFAAARPYLLKETVDNYLQHNDKGGLLFYIIIMAIVLLFEVMSQFFFTYWANWLGQDIIKDIRLKLYQHITSFKMKYFDNEPVGKLVTRTVSDIESIASIFSQGLFMIVSDLLKMIVILGIMLYMNWKLTLIVLLAMPVLIYATNIFQKKMKVAFNEVRNEVSNLNTFIQERLTGMKIVQLFNREAIELEKFKEINQKHNKAWLKNILYNSIFFPIADIVSSLTLGTIVWYGGINILNGDTITTFGDLFAYTMLISMLFNPLRQIADKFNVMQMGIIAAERVFEVLDTDSQIQNTGTITAHSFKGNIEFDNVRFSYIKDEEVLKGISFTVSEGETVAIVGSTGAGKSTIINLLNRFYEINSGNITIENHNIKDYKLESLRKQIAVVLQDVFLFADTIYNNITLYNESITRDDVVNAAKTIGVHNFIMSLPNGYDYNVKERGVMLSSGQRQLIAFLRAYVSQPSILILDEATSSIDSYSEDLIQNATDILTKGRTSIVIAHRLATIVNADTIIVMDKGEIVEKGSHNELLQIENGYYRKLYDSQFSVSA
- a CDS encoding DUF4293 domain-containing protein, which translates into the protein MIQRIQSLFLICSIIITAVLPFFFPLWTENEVKIVYFNESILYIAFFAGISALAALSLFLFKKRQTQFVLNRLAIIFNFILLGFFVFRTLNLSGEMQISEKGIGMFLPTISIVLLVLANRAIKKDEDLVKSVDRLR
- the lpdA gene encoding dihydrolipoyl dehydrogenase, whose product is MKYDIIVLGSGPGGYVTAIRASQLGFKVAVIEKENLGGICLNWGCIPTKALLKSAQVFDYLKHASDYGLKVDNVDKDFSAVVARSRNVADGMSKGVQFLMKKNKIDVIDGFGKVLPGKKVAVTAADGKVTEYSADNIIIATGARSRELPNLPQDGKKVIGYRQAMTLPEQPKSMIVVGSGAIGVEFAHFYNAMGTDVTIVEFMPNVVPVEDEDISKQFERSLKKAGIKIMTNSSVERIDTSGNGVKAFVKTSKGEEVLEADILLSAVGIKTNIENIGLEEVGIATDRDKILVNDFYQTNIPGYYAIGDVTPGQALAHVASAEGILLVEKLAGLHVEPLDYGNIPGCTYATPEIASVGMTEKQAKEKGYELKIGKFPFSASGKAKAAGTPDGFVKVIFDAKYGEWLGCHMIGAGVTDMIAEAVVARKLETTGHEILKAVHPHPTMSEAVMEAVADAYGEVIHL
- a CDS encoding metallophosphoesterase family protein; the protein is MIKILLLSDTHSHIDDVILKYVNLADEVWHAGDIGDLTITDKIKSLKPLRAVFGNIDDAKARKEFPLNNRFMCEDVDVWITHIGGYPDKYNVNVRDEIRQNPPKLFICGHSHILKVQFDKKLNLLHMNPGAAGKHGFHQVRTMLRFEIDKDKIQNLEVIEIGKK